The segment GGAAGAGCAAACAGCTCCTTGACCGTCAACGCGAACTCTCGCAGCGACGTTGACGCCGGAAGCTTTCCGATCCGTCCGGCGCCGGGCATTTCGGGATCGTTGCGGTTGGGAACGATCGGCCTGGTCGCCGCGATGGAAAGTCGATCACAAAGCATCTGGTTGATGCCTTCGTTGGCGGAATCAAATCCGGTGTGCGGACTGTGAATCGAAACGCCGGCTCCGGCCAGTTCCCAAATCAATCGCGTCGCCGTTTGGTCCGTCGTGATTCGCTTCGTCGGTGAGAAGGGCAGGGGATGATGCGAAACGATCAGGTCCGCTTTTTTCTCAATGGCTTCCGTGGCGCTTTCAGGCGTCACCGTCAAACAGGTCATCACTCGTGCAGCTTCGCGGTTTGGATCGCCAAGGATCAAGCCGACGTTGTCCCAGTCTTCCGCCAGCGACGTTGGCGCGAATTGATCCAGAAAGTCACAGATGGATGCGATGGTGTTCATATCATTCGGCCTCAGTTTCGTAGTCGCCAACTTGCAAGCTCGAGAGCGCTCTTATGCGACGACAGCAGCAGACAGGTTCCGCGTTGATTGTCACCGATGATTCGACGAATGAAAACCAGCGTTACATTTGTCCGCGAGACTGCAGCAGCATTTCGAGGTAGCTGGTCGTGATCGAATCGCTAAGCCCAAATTTTTCGGCGAGCGATTCCAGTTTCTCTTTCGCAGCCGGAATTTCCGATTCGCCATCAGCGACGATTTCAAGTTCCACAAAATAGCCGACCTCATCGACCCCATCGAGGCAGACTTCGACATTGGCTCCTTGCCAACGGATCAGCGTCGTGGCCCGGTTCTTGACGACTTTGGCCACCGAGTGCATGCCCATGCCAAGAAACATTTGCGTCATCTTTTCCGCGTCCTCAGCCGACAACTCGACTTCGACCTCGGTTCGGATCTTTGTCGTCGCGTCGCGGTTTGGACCTTTGAAAGTTAAAATGTGTTTGTTGTCGACTTCACGAATCCGCAACGCGATATCCTGCAGTTCGAATCGCAGTTGCCGATGATTGAAGTACTCGTCAGACTGGACCCTGGGCGGAAATTCCTCCATCACGTCGAAGCTTTCGTCAGCCAGCTGTTTACGGATGGCGTCAAAGCTGACGACCTGAAACTTTTTTTCAATTTCAATCATGCTAGTCGTGATGTCACAATAGGTTTCAGTTCATCAAATCACAGAACGACGTACGGGACCGAACGCAGATTGCTTTTTTCGGACCCGTTCCGCTATTAAGTTCGTAACAGCTACATCACAAACCGACAATTACCCTCACCGAAATGACACACCGGAATCGACCAATGACGACCCACAAACTCTGCCAATTTTTAGGCGCTGCCATGATGGCCATCGTGACGTTTTCCGCCGTCAACGCCGACGAATTCGCGGGCAAGCAATGGCCAGCCGCCAAGCAAGTTGCGATCGATGACGTGAAACATGACTCCTGGGATTCGTTGCTGCAAAAGTACGTCGACGAGGACGGGATGGTGAACTATCAGGATTGGCAAAACAACGAAACCGACCGCGCGTTGTTGCAGACGTACTTGGAGAGCCTCAGCCAGGCGAATCCAAACGCGAAATCGGACGAAAAGGCAAAGCTGGCTTACTGGATCAACGCCTACAACGCCTTGACGGTCGAAGGCATTCTTCGCGTTTACCCGACGACCAGCATTCGCAACCATACGGCCCGATTGATCGGCTACAACATCTGGAAGAATCTCTATCTCTATTCGGGCAGTTCGAAGATCAATCTGGACAGCATCGAGCATCAGGTGCTGCGGAAAATGAATGAGCCACGAATTCACTTTGCGATTGTGTGTGCTTCGATCGGCTGTCCCCGTTTGTTGAATCGGGCTTACACGGCCGACGACCTGGAAGATCAACTAACAGCCAACGCGACCGATTTCTTTTCGCGATCGCAGAACCTGAAAATCGACACGAAGGATTCGATTCTCTATCTGAGTTCGATCATGAGCTGGTTTGGTTCGGACTTCGGTGACTCGACGACCAAACAGGTTCAGACGATTGCTCCGTACATGTCGAAAGAGGCGAAGGCTTTTGTCGCCAAAGGCAATTTCTCAGTTCGCTATCTGGATTACGATTGGGACTTGAACAAACAGAAGTAAGCAACGCAAAAGGTGACGCCTCCGACATCCTGTTCTTTGCGACACCTCACAATTAAGCAGCTAGATCATTTCTCCGAGCGGAAAACGTGCGGCTCCAGGAATCCCGCGATGTCATGCTGTCGTAGTTCTCAACACATAC is part of the Mariniblastus fucicola genome and harbors:
- a CDS encoding DUF547 domain-containing protein, translating into MTTHKLCQFLGAAMMAIVTFSAVNADEFAGKQWPAAKQVAIDDVKHDSWDSLLQKYVDEDGMVNYQDWQNNETDRALLQTYLESLSQANPNAKSDEKAKLAYWINAYNALTVEGILRVYPTTSIRNHTARLIGYNIWKNLYLYSGSSKINLDSIEHQVLRKMNEPRIHFAIVCASIGCPRLLNRAYTADDLEDQLTANATDFFSRSQNLKIDTKDSILYLSSIMSWFGSDFGDSTTKQVQTIAPYMSKEAKAFVAKGNFSVRYLDYDWDLNKQK
- the cyaB gene encoding class IV adenylate cyclase, with the protein product MIEIEKKFQVVSFDAIRKQLADESFDVMEEFPPRVQSDEYFNHRQLRFELQDIALRIREVDNKHILTFKGPNRDATTKIRTEVEVELSAEDAEKMTQMFLGMGMHSVAKVVKNRATTLIRWQGANVEVCLDGVDEVGYFVELEIVADGESEIPAAKEKLESLAEKFGLSDSITTSYLEMLLQSRGQM
- a CDS encoding Nif3-like dinuclear metal center hexameric protein, which codes for MNTIASICDFLDQFAPTSLAEDWDNVGLILGDPNREAARVMTCLTVTPESATEAIEKKADLIVSHHPLPFSPTKRITTDQTATRLIWELAGAGVSIHSPHTGFDSANEGINQMLCDRLSIAATRPIVPNRNDPEMPGAGRIGKLPASTSLREFALTVKELFALPRIQVVGDLDASIQRVASACGSGGSFLSGAASRGAECLVTGEATFHSVLEARARKVGLILMGHYFSERFAIEVLSDKLSEAFPEATVWASEQECDPIESL